In one Lolium rigidum isolate FL_2022 chromosome 3, APGP_CSIRO_Lrig_0.1, whole genome shotgun sequence genomic region, the following are encoded:
- the LOC124702252 gene encoding protein TORNADO 1 isoform X3: MIEVNYMLKLLIILDNSSIAAAPLMSAVLARNRRAEVHIWGHSRDTRGGMNSCKIVEFLPATGNMRIYNNINSTGLQRVACALAWNTTVTTLDMTGVPLKSKWTKELRGVLDRNRSLKAVKLTRCCLRDKAVVYIAAGLFKNKYLESLILDGNRFGGVGLEHLLCPLSTFSPIQTQANSTLKVLSFGGQRTNIGRYGVAAILQLLETNQSLIELAICDDASLRSNDVVHIFTSLQRNATLRILSFRGCKGVDGEAVLQTIMNTLQVNPWIEEIDLHETPLHVAGKTGQIYEKLGQNGSLVLPNDLLDLPLSAPTCCRVVLCGQDLAGKSTLCSSMNQSINSMKAPRVDVMKTLKTPVEQMPFTEENKMKSIFDGNTKLTMCNLGGHEGSFALHDFMFVVHGGPSVFMIVSSLVGKPATKYPKSVDEIEWELIYWLRFLISSYRRRVSHSFRPCVTVVLTHYDKVSHLPEGLQPIATVVQRLREDFHSHAEIYPTVFAVDSRSLVSVSKLTHHLRMTTKTIIQQNAQVYEVCNDLIKILHDWRLKNNKAVIKWAEFCEICQLNVPALRLRSRRDNVEKVNTRRRAVAKSLHTLGEIVFFEELGLLVMNCEWFCRDVLSQLATLKLIKIESSGGFVRKEELEKILQEKLRNQVTRSNWRTGASLQASDIINILLELELCYEQDPGNPHTLLLVPAILEENKGETDKWQLTMPECRFVGRRLECEDIHMLLTSDFFPRLQVRLHNKIMCLGHQEAVYNLEKNLIYTVINGVHVKVELGMKLGSSIDVLACSGKNVTEMVRLLHKFVIPTILNLSPNMKFKESILRPDCVKHLIPRRFRATQQLPLKKLKQILLSLPAESIYDYQHTWSAVESNKRVILRSGSDHARDLLSDDDFHEVLHRRYYDLQYLATELAVAPDNQQQPETIPEADMVDPSILGIAKGVEMVLQRLKIIEQGIRDLKEEIASLRYYEYHLVTELHRKMDYVMNYSIQLEDRKVPQMFYLVSLDNRSKKLVTRILPGMRSLRVHMLCEFRREMHVVEDQVGCDMIQVDNQAVQSLLPYMSKFMKLLTFALKIGAHFIVGMGEMIPDLSKEVVHLMDSSAMYGAATSAASLGALGAAAMYGRTRNRGASDMGEDMQAARQWLLDFLRGQGILTGMDIAQSFGLWRVRYRDDGHIAWVCRKHIAARGDEIFELPL, encoded by the exons ATGATTGAGGTGAACTATATGTTGAAGCTGTTGATCATACTTGACAACAGCTCCATTGCAGCAGCTCCGCTTATGTCTGCTGTGCTGGCACGCAACCGCAGAGCGGAGGTGCATATATGGGGACACAGTCGTGATACTAGAGGTGGCATGAACAGTTGTAAAATTGTTGAATTCCTTCCAGCAACTGGAAACATGAGGATTTACAACAATATTAATTCTACAGGCCTACAACGGGTTGCTTGTGCTTTGGCATGGAACACCACAGTGACAACATTGGACATGACGGGTGTCCCTCTGAAGTCCAAGTGGACCAAAGAACTTAGAGGGGTCCTCGACCGGAATAGGAGCCTGAAAGCTGTCAAACTTACCAGGTGTTGCCTCAGGGACAAAGCGGTGGTGTATATAGCTGCAGGACTATTCAAGAACAAGTATTTAGAGAGCTTGATTTTGGATGGAAATCGCTTTGGTGGAGTTGGTTTGGAACATTTGTTATGCCCTCTTAGCACATTTTCACCAATTCAGACACAAGCCAATTCAACTTTGAAGGTTTTGAGTTTTGGAGGACAGAGAAcaaatataggtagatatggtgtagCTGCAATCTTGCAATTGTTGGAGACAAACCAGAGCCTTATTGAGCTTGCAATATGTGACGATGCAAGCCTGAGATCAAATGACGTTGTCCATATATTTACAAGCTTGCAAAGGAACGCCACTCTTCGAATTTTATCTTTCAGAGGGTGCAAGGGAGTTGACGGGGAAGCAGTCTTACAGACCATTATGAATACTTTGCAGGTCAATCCATGGATTGAAGAAATTGATCTTCATGAAACACCTTTGCATGTTGCTGGCAAGACAGGCCAAATTTATGAAAAACTTGGTCAGAATGGGAGTTTAGTTCTGCCAAATGATCTGCTCGATTTGCCACTAAGTGCTCCTACATGCTGCCGAGTTGTTCTGTGTGGCCAAGATTTAGCAG GTAAAAGCACGCTATGTAGCTCCATGAATCAGAGCATAAATTCAATGAAGGCGCCTCGCGTGGATGTAATGAAAACTCTGAAGACTCCAGTTGAGCAGATGCCATTCACCGAAGAGAATAAGATGAAATCAATCTTTGATGGAAACACAAAGTTGACAATGTGTAATCTTGGTGGACATGAAGGAAGTTTTGCATTGCATGATTTTATGTTTGTGGTTCATGGTGGTCCAAGCGTTTTTATGATTGTGTCTAGTTTGGTTGGAAAGCCTGCTACGAAATATCCGAAAAGCGTAGATGAGATTGAATGGGAGCTCATATATTGGCTGAGGTTCTTGATTTCAAGTTATAGGCGGAGAGTTTCACACTCATTTCGACCCTGTGTAACTGTAGTTCTCACCCATTATGATAAGGTATCTCATCTGCCGGAAGGGCTACAGCCAATTGCTACCGTTGTACAAAGGCTCAGAGAAGACTTCCATTCCCATGCAGAAATTTACCCCACTGTTTTTGCCGTCGACTCAAGATCGTTAGTTTCAGTAAGTAAACTGACTCATCACTTGCGAATGACAACAAAGACAATAATCCAACAAAATGCTCAAGTTTATGAAGTATGCAATGATTTGATCAAGATTTTGCATGACTGGAGGTTGAAGAATAACAAAGCAGTGATCAAGTGGGCTGAGTTCTGCGAAATATGCCAGCTCAACGTTCCGGCGCTAAGATTGAGATCGAGGCGTGATAATGTGGAGAAAGTGAACACACGGAGACGTGCTGTTGCCAAATCACTGCATACCTTAGGTGAAATAGTATTTTTTGAGGAACTTGGACTTCTGGTCATGAATTGTGAATGGTTCTGTCGAGATGTCCTCAGCCAACTAGCTACATTGAAGTTAATCAAGATAGAGAGTAGTGGTGGTTTTGTCCGCAAAGAGGAGCTGGAGAAGATTCTGCAAGAGAAGCTGCGCAACCAAGTTACAAGATCAAACTGGAGAACTGGCGCATCCTTACAGGCTAGTGATATCATAAATATATTGCTAGAACTTGAGTTATGTTATGAACAGGACCCTGGGAACCCACATACATTACTCCTGGTACcagctattcttgaggaaaacaaAGGAGAGACTGACAAGTGGCAGTTAACTATGCCGGAATGCAGATTCGTTGGAAGGCGTCTTGAATGTGAAGATATACATATGCTCCTGACAAGTGACTTCTTCCCAAGACTGCAG GTTCGTCTGCACAACAAAATCATGTGTCTCGGACATCAGGAAGCAGTTTATAACCTGGAGAAAAACCTTATTTATACAGTGATCAACGGTGTCCATGTAAAGGTGGAGCTGGGAATGAAGTTAGGCTCTTCCATAGATGTGCTTGCATGCTCCGGTAAAAATGTTACCGAAATGGTGAGGCTACTCCACAAGTTCGTAATCCCAACGATACTGAATTTGTCTCCCAATATGAAGTTCAAGGAAAGCATTCTCAGGCCCGACTGTGTGAAACATCTCATACCGCGAAGGTTCCGTGCAACTCAGCAGCTCCCTCTGAAAAAATTAAAGCAAATTCTACTGTCACTGCCGGCAGAAAGCATATATGATTATCAGCATACCTGGAGTGCTGTTGAAAGCAATAAAAGGGTCATCTTAAGATCAGGATCTGATCATGCCAGAGATCTGCTATCAGATGACGACTTCCATGAAGTTTTGCACCGGAGGTACTATGATTTACAGTATCTTGCAACTGAACTCGCCGTCGCCCCAGATAATCAGCAGCAGCCTGAAACCATCCCTGAAGCAGACATGGTTGATCCCTCCATATTAGGCATCGCGAAAGGTGTCGAGATGGTTCTCCAAAGACTGAAAATAATAGAGCAAGGAATAAGGGACTTGAAGGAAGAGATTGCAAGCTTGAGGTACTACGAGTATCACCTTGTGACTGAACTCCACAGGAAAATGGACTACGTGATGAATTACAGCATTCAACTGGAAGACAGAAAAGTGCCTCAGATGTTCTATCTTGTCAGCCTAGACAACCGCTCCAAGAAACTGGTCACGAGGATACTGCCTGGTATGCGATCACTACGTGTGCACATGTTATGTGAATTCCGAAGAGAAATGCATGTGGTGGAGGATCAGGTGGGGTGCGATATGATCCAAGTGGATAACCAAGCAGTGCAGAGCCTGCTGCCTTACATGAGCAAGTTCATGAAACTCTTAACATTCGCCCTGAAGATTGGCGCGCATTTCATCGTCGGGATGGGGGAGATGATACCTGACCTGAGCAAGGAGGTGGTGCACCTAATGGACTCGTCAGCCATGTATGGTGCGGCTACATCCGCTGCATCGCTGGGGGCTTTAGGCGCAGCAGCGATGTACGGAAGAACGAGGAACAGAGGCGCCAGCGACATGGGGGAGGACATGCAAGCGGCTAGGCAGTGGCTTCTGGATTTCTTGAGAGGACAAGGGATTTTGACAGGGATGGACATTGCACAGAGTTTTGGCCTGTGGCGTGTTAGGTACAGAGATGATGGCCACATTGCGTGGGTCTGCAGGAAGCACATCGCCGCAAGAGGAGACGAGATCTTCGAGCTGCCACTCTGA
- the LOC124702252 gene encoding protein TORNADO 1 isoform X4, producing the protein MSAVLARNRRAEVHIWGHSRDTRGGMNSCKIVEFLPATGNMRIYNNINSTGLQRVACALAWNTTVTTLDMTGVPLKSKWTKELRGVLDRNRSLKAVKLTRCCLRDKAVVYIAAGLFKNKYLESLILDGNRFGGVGLEHLLCPLSTFSPIQTQANSTLKVLSFGGQRTNIGRYGVAAILQLLETNQSLIELAICDDASLRSNDVVHIFTSLQRNATLRILSFRGCKGVDGEAVLQTIMNTLQVNPWIEEIDLHETPLHVAGKTGQIYEKLGQNGSLVLPNDLLDLPLSAPTCCRVVLCGQDLAGKSTLCSSMNQSINSMKAPRVDVMKTLKTPVEQMPFTEENKMKSIFDGNTKLTMCNLGGHEGSFALHDFMFVVHGGPSVFMIVSSLVGKPATKYPKSVDEIEWELIYWLRFLISSYRRRVSHSFRPCVTVVLTHYDKVSHLPEGLQPIATVVQRLREDFHSHAEIYPTVFAVDSRSLVSVSKLTHHLRMTTKTIIQQNAQVYEVCNDLIKILHDWRLKNNKAVIKWAEFCEICQLNVPALRLRSRRDNVEKVNTRRRAVAKSLHTLGEIVFFEELGLLVMNCEWFCRDVLSQLATLKLIKIESSGGFVRKEELEKILQEKLRNQVTRSNWRTGASLQASDIINILLELELCYEQDPGNPHTLLLVPAILEENKGETDKWQLTMPECRFVGRRLECEDIHMLLTSDFFPRLQVRLHNKIMCLGHQEAVYNLEKNLIYTVINGVHVKVELGMKLGSSIDVLACSGKNVTEMVRLLHKFVIPTILNLSPNMKFKESILRPDCVKHLIPRRFRATQQLPLKKLKQILLSLPAESIYDYQHTWSAVESNKRVILRSGSDHARDLLSDDDFHEVLHRRYYDLQYLATELAVAPDNQQQPETIPEADMVDPSILGIAKGVEMVLQRLKIIEQGIRDLKEEIASLRYYEYHLVTELHRKMDYVMNYSIQLEDRKVPQMFYLVSLDNRSKKLVTRILPGMRSLRVHMLCEFRREMHVVEDQVGCDMIQVDNQAVQSLLPYMSKFMKLLTFALKIGAHFIVGMGEMIPDLSKEVVHLMDSSAMYGAATSAASLGALGAAAMYGRTRNRGASDMGEDMQAARQWLLDFLRGQGILTGMDIAQSFGLWRVRYRDDGHIAWVCRKHIAARGDEIFELPL; encoded by the exons ATGTCTGCTGTGCTGGCACGCAACCGCAGAGCGGAGGTGCATATATGGGGACACAGTCGTGATACTAGAGGTGGCATGAACAGTTGTAAAATTGTTGAATTCCTTCCAGCAACTGGAAACATGAGGATTTACAACAATATTAATTCTACAGGCCTACAACGGGTTGCTTGTGCTTTGGCATGGAACACCACAGTGACAACATTGGACATGACGGGTGTCCCTCTGAAGTCCAAGTGGACCAAAGAACTTAGAGGGGTCCTCGACCGGAATAGGAGCCTGAAAGCTGTCAAACTTACCAGGTGTTGCCTCAGGGACAAAGCGGTGGTGTATATAGCTGCAGGACTATTCAAGAACAAGTATTTAGAGAGCTTGATTTTGGATGGAAATCGCTTTGGTGGAGTTGGTTTGGAACATTTGTTATGCCCTCTTAGCACATTTTCACCAATTCAGACACAAGCCAATTCAACTTTGAAGGTTTTGAGTTTTGGAGGACAGAGAAcaaatataggtagatatggtgtagCTGCAATCTTGCAATTGTTGGAGACAAACCAGAGCCTTATTGAGCTTGCAATATGTGACGATGCAAGCCTGAGATCAAATGACGTTGTCCATATATTTACAAGCTTGCAAAGGAACGCCACTCTTCGAATTTTATCTTTCAGAGGGTGCAAGGGAGTTGACGGGGAAGCAGTCTTACAGACCATTATGAATACTTTGCAGGTCAATCCATGGATTGAAGAAATTGATCTTCATGAAACACCTTTGCATGTTGCTGGCAAGACAGGCCAAATTTATGAAAAACTTGGTCAGAATGGGAGTTTAGTTCTGCCAAATGATCTGCTCGATTTGCCACTAAGTGCTCCTACATGCTGCCGAGTTGTTCTGTGTGGCCAAGATTTAGCAG GTAAAAGCACGCTATGTAGCTCCATGAATCAGAGCATAAATTCAATGAAGGCGCCTCGCGTGGATGTAATGAAAACTCTGAAGACTCCAGTTGAGCAGATGCCATTCACCGAAGAGAATAAGATGAAATCAATCTTTGATGGAAACACAAAGTTGACAATGTGTAATCTTGGTGGACATGAAGGAAGTTTTGCATTGCATGATTTTATGTTTGTGGTTCATGGTGGTCCAAGCGTTTTTATGATTGTGTCTAGTTTGGTTGGAAAGCCTGCTACGAAATATCCGAAAAGCGTAGATGAGATTGAATGGGAGCTCATATATTGGCTGAGGTTCTTGATTTCAAGTTATAGGCGGAGAGTTTCACACTCATTTCGACCCTGTGTAACTGTAGTTCTCACCCATTATGATAAGGTATCTCATCTGCCGGAAGGGCTACAGCCAATTGCTACCGTTGTACAAAGGCTCAGAGAAGACTTCCATTCCCATGCAGAAATTTACCCCACTGTTTTTGCCGTCGACTCAAGATCGTTAGTTTCAGTAAGTAAACTGACTCATCACTTGCGAATGACAACAAAGACAATAATCCAACAAAATGCTCAAGTTTATGAAGTATGCAATGATTTGATCAAGATTTTGCATGACTGGAGGTTGAAGAATAACAAAGCAGTGATCAAGTGGGCTGAGTTCTGCGAAATATGCCAGCTCAACGTTCCGGCGCTAAGATTGAGATCGAGGCGTGATAATGTGGAGAAAGTGAACACACGGAGACGTGCTGTTGCCAAATCACTGCATACCTTAGGTGAAATAGTATTTTTTGAGGAACTTGGACTTCTGGTCATGAATTGTGAATGGTTCTGTCGAGATGTCCTCAGCCAACTAGCTACATTGAAGTTAATCAAGATAGAGAGTAGTGGTGGTTTTGTCCGCAAAGAGGAGCTGGAGAAGATTCTGCAAGAGAAGCTGCGCAACCAAGTTACAAGATCAAACTGGAGAACTGGCGCATCCTTACAGGCTAGTGATATCATAAATATATTGCTAGAACTTGAGTTATGTTATGAACAGGACCCTGGGAACCCACATACATTACTCCTGGTACcagctattcttgaggaaaacaaAGGAGAGACTGACAAGTGGCAGTTAACTATGCCGGAATGCAGATTCGTTGGAAGGCGTCTTGAATGTGAAGATATACATATGCTCCTGACAAGTGACTTCTTCCCAAGACTGCAG GTTCGTCTGCACAACAAAATCATGTGTCTCGGACATCAGGAAGCAGTTTATAACCTGGAGAAAAACCTTATTTATACAGTGATCAACGGTGTCCATGTAAAGGTGGAGCTGGGAATGAAGTTAGGCTCTTCCATAGATGTGCTTGCATGCTCCGGTAAAAATGTTACCGAAATGGTGAGGCTACTCCACAAGTTCGTAATCCCAACGATACTGAATTTGTCTCCCAATATGAAGTTCAAGGAAAGCATTCTCAGGCCCGACTGTGTGAAACATCTCATACCGCGAAGGTTCCGTGCAACTCAGCAGCTCCCTCTGAAAAAATTAAAGCAAATTCTACTGTCACTGCCGGCAGAAAGCATATATGATTATCAGCATACCTGGAGTGCTGTTGAAAGCAATAAAAGGGTCATCTTAAGATCAGGATCTGATCATGCCAGAGATCTGCTATCAGATGACGACTTCCATGAAGTTTTGCACCGGAGGTACTATGATTTACAGTATCTTGCAACTGAACTCGCCGTCGCCCCAGATAATCAGCAGCAGCCTGAAACCATCCCTGAAGCAGACATGGTTGATCCCTCCATATTAGGCATCGCGAAAGGTGTCGAGATGGTTCTCCAAAGACTGAAAATAATAGAGCAAGGAATAAGGGACTTGAAGGAAGAGATTGCAAGCTTGAGGTACTACGAGTATCACCTTGTGACTGAACTCCACAGGAAAATGGACTACGTGATGAATTACAGCATTCAACTGGAAGACAGAAAAGTGCCTCAGATGTTCTATCTTGTCAGCCTAGACAACCGCTCCAAGAAACTGGTCACGAGGATACTGCCTGGTATGCGATCACTACGTGTGCACATGTTATGTGAATTCCGAAGAGAAATGCATGTGGTGGAGGATCAGGTGGGGTGCGATATGATCCAAGTGGATAACCAAGCAGTGCAGAGCCTGCTGCCTTACATGAGCAAGTTCATGAAACTCTTAACATTCGCCCTGAAGATTGGCGCGCATTTCATCGTCGGGATGGGGGAGATGATACCTGACCTGAGCAAGGAGGTGGTGCACCTAATGGACTCGTCAGCCATGTATGGTGCGGCTACATCCGCTGCATCGCTGGGGGCTTTAGGCGCAGCAGCGATGTACGGAAGAACGAGGAACAGAGGCGCCAGCGACATGGGGGAGGACATGCAAGCGGCTAGGCAGTGGCTTCTGGATTTCTTGAGAGGACAAGGGATTTTGACAGGGATGGACATTGCACAGAGTTTTGGCCTGTGGCGTGTTAGGTACAGAGATGATGGCCACATTGCGTGGGTCTGCAGGAAGCACATCGCCGCAAGAGGAGACGAGATCTTCGAGCTGCCACTCTGA